The segment AACAGTCGATTCAGTCGTTAATGGCAGTGCCCGTGATTTACCAGGGAAACGTAACGGGCTTTATGGGGGTGGACACGACTCATTTTCAGAAAGCTTGGAGTCAGGAGGATATTAACAGCCTCAGATTGGTGGGTGAACTCATTGCGATCGGACGAGCCAGATACAAAGCCGAAGCCGATTTACGTATCGCGAAAGAAGCGGCGGAAACAGCAAATCTCGCAAAGAGTACGTTTCTTGCCAACATGAGCCATGAACTGAGAACGCCGTTGAATGCAATTCTTGGATTTGCTCAATTGATGGAGCGTGAGGTTGCACTGTCCGATCGACAACGCAATTCGCTTGCCATTATCAATCGCAGTGGTGAACATTTGCTAGATCTGATCAATGATGTATTGGAGATGTCCAAGATTGAAGCCGGACGAACGACGTTAAACCTGGTTTCCTTTGATTTGCATCATCTTTTGTACACGCTACAAGAAATGTTTTTAATGCGGGCAAAGGCAAAGCATCTTGCGTTGAATTTTACGATCGCACCTAATCTTCCGCAGTACATCCAAACCGACGAAAACAAGCTCCGACAAGTCTTGATCAATTTGCTCAGCAATGCGATGAAGTTTACAGACCACGGCAGCATTACGCTCGAAGCAACGGTGCAATCCGAAACAATGCTCCAATTCAAAGTCCAAGACACGGGACAAGGCATTGCTCCCGAAGAATTTGACCAGCTATTTCGCACCTTTATTCAAACTCATAGCGGTTCCCAATTGCGAGAAGGTACTGGGCTTGGATTAACGATTAGTCGTCGCTTTGTGCGATTGATGGGCGGTGATATTCAGGTTGAATCGACAGTCGGACAAGGATCAACGTTTTCATTTGGGATTCAAATCGCGATCGCGAATCCCAAAGATGTTATACCCATGCTGAATTCAAAACGGGTGTTGCAGCTTACACCACAACAATCGAGCTATCGAATTTTAGTCGTAGACGATCGCGCTGAAAATCGAGAATTCGTAGAACAATTGCTCACAATGGTGGGCTTTGAAACGAGATCAGCAATCAATGGAGAAGATGCGATAGCACAATGGCAACACTGGCAGCCGCACTTGATTTTGATGGATATGCGAATGCCCATCATGGATGGCTACGAAGCAACTCGACAAATTCGCGCGCTGGAATCGGCTCAGACTCGATCGAAGATCTTAGCGTTAACTGCCAGTGCCTTTGAAGAACAACGCGCTTCGATCTTGGCGGCTGGCTGTGATGACTTATTAGCAAAACCGTTTCGAGAAGCTCACTTATTTGAGAAATTAGCTCAGCATCTTGGTGTGAACTATGTCTACGAGGAAGAGACAACACCCTCAACTGAACCAACGTTAGAACTAACTCGTGAGATGCTAGATTCGATGCCTTCTGCTTGGATTGCCCAACTACATCAAGCATCGCTCGCGGTAGATGCTGATCAAATTTTGCAATTAATTCAGCAAATTCCAAAATCTGAGCAGCAAATCGCGATAGCATTAACCGAGCTAGTTCAACAGTTTGGCTTTGACGAAATCGCCGAGCTTTCTCAATCCGAGAATCACACAATCTGATGCTCGATCAAGATCAGCAACGATCGCTACAGCAAGCTAATTGAGCCAAGTGATTGATTGCATAATCTCAATCGCTTGATTTGGAGTAATCGTATTCTGGCACAGAGGTGATCCACCTTTGTAGTAAGCGTCCCGAGCAGTATCGCCTCCACTGATGCGATAGAACGGACCCACACCTGCCCAATCCGTTAATAAATTGGGCTGTGGTGAATCAAGCTGCTCTGCTGAAGGCGTTTTGAATTCGCCATTTTCTTGACCAAATAGCAGCGAAGTTTCTCCCAACAACTCGGTCTTGACTTTCGCTGCATACTCTCTCGGCACACCACCCACTCCGCCGCCTGTCGCTTCGATGGCAAAGCAGCTATTCTGTTCAGCATTGCGATAAACAATGCCGTATTGTGGCCCAAACCGACAAGTGCCTTTCTCTGAACGAGACGCATTTTCAGGGCAAGGTTCGGTATCAACTTTGATGACCGTATAGCCTGCTGGAATCGCGCTTGGAACTGCGATCTCAATCCCTAACGATTTGAGTGAAGCTTGCTGAGACGGACTCAAGCCCCCGATTTGCTCTGATTGAGAGTTGTCAGAACTAACATTACTCGCATCGTGAGAAACTTGTACCGATTGATTCGAGTTCTGTGCAACTTCAACCGAACGATTGCTCTTAGAGGGTGGAGCAGATGCTACTTCAACCGGACTGCTTTTAGAAGATGGAGCAGATGCATAAATGTTCAGACAGGCACTGGAGCCTAAAGCGAGAGCAACAGTCAACGGCAGGAGAGCAAAATGGCGCTTCATAACGGTTGGGAAGGAGATACGTTAAAGTTTGACAGCTTCAATAATGCTGAGCATTGAAGGTGTGGGAATGACTCGTGTCAGTTCAAAGCCATTCGATCGCAGCAACGATCGATATTCTGCTTCAGTGCGTTCTCTTCCACCCGTCATCAATAACATAATCATGTCAATCAACTTGGCTGGAGATGGTTCATTACCAGGTGGAAGAATGCTTTCAACTAGCAGCAATTTGCCGTGATCTGGCATGGCTCGATGACAATTGTTCAGAATGATCGAGGACTTTTCATCATCCCAATCATGAATAATCCATCGCATCACATAAGCATCACCCCCCGTTGGAACAGACTCAAAGAAATTTCCAGCAATCCGTTGAAGATTTCTATCGTCCTCAATATTCCCAATCACTTCGGGTAAATCGAACAGAATGCCTTTAAGATGAGGATTCGCTTGCAGAATCGTAGAAATTAAGCTGCCTTGCGCTCCACCGACATCAACGATCGTATTGAACTGAGAAAAGTCATAGCTTGCAGTCACCGCTTGCGCGATCGCAATTCCCATACTCGACATCGATTGTGAGAAGATGTGTCCATCTTCAGGATGTTGAGCGAAGTGCTGCCAAATGTTCATTCCCGCAGCCTGATCAAACGCAATCTCGCCTGTTTTCAAGCTGTGTAATCCATTGTTCCAGCCTAAAGAATGGTCGTATCCCATTTGCGCCATGACTGCAT is part of the Leptolyngbya boryana PCC 6306 genome and harbors:
- a CDS encoding methyltransferase codes for the protein MLTMERIEVAPQEAMLNLISGFWIARSLYLAAKLGVADLFDDQPKTIAQLAAGTNTDPRSLYRLLRALASIGVFTEVSDQQFALTPLAATLKSDHPASMRYAVMAQMGYDHSLGWNNGLHSLKTGEIAFDQAAGMNIWQHFAQHPEDGHIFSQSMSSMGIAIAQAVTASYDFSQFNTIVDVGGAQGSLISTILQANPHLKGILFDLPEVIGNIEDDRNLQRIAGNFFESVPTGGDAYVMRWIIHDWDDEKSSIILNNCHRAMPDHGKLLLVESILPPGNEPSPAKLIDMIMLLMTGGRERTEAEYRSLLRSNGFELTRVIPTPSMLSIIEAVKL